One Deinococcus seoulensis DNA window includes the following coding sequences:
- a CDS encoding heme lyase CcmF/NrfE family subunit, which translates to MLNLISFSSSPLGALGQLSLLGALAFSVAGLLLSVLGGLRGDARVTEAARRATWAVFALLSLGTLILMTALLRDDFTVRFVAEHSMRASPTWVKVTALWGALEGSILLWAWLLGGFTFILSLTLRRDALRPWALGAMFVSLLFFVGVVATVASPFTPVASVPLDGRGPNPALQNHWMMAVHPVLLYLGFVGLSVPFAYAVAALVTGRLSDHWVVVTRRWTLIAWAFLTAAIVAGGWWSYETLGWGGYWAWDPVENASFIPWLLTTAFLHSIQIQERRGLMRSWNVWLIVLAYSSTVLGTFLNRSGIVQSVHAFAGGPVGPVFLGFLAFLLVSGTLLAAWRAPALRDEADPPAPLSREGAFLAGNWLFLVFAVMVLVGTLFPTFVEAVQGRRDASVGPAFYNAFAIPLGLGLLALMGVGPLLPWRRADGQSLWRALLPLLAGGVVTAAVAFALGVRHAGVLGTLALSAFNVIGLILLTTRAARQAGGLGAALGTQPRRYGAYVAHLGLIVIALGLAFSGTYRRDAQVTLNLNAPPVTLLAERLQLTGLDAVTRPDGRSVVARVQIDGQPFQARLNTYTQGGDTPFPAPAVRYGPLGDTYLVMTSVDPQGQWASVRLIESPLVSWIWWGTLIICVGAAFTLAPPRRAAVRAPSALAAATD; encoded by the coding sequence CTGCTGAACCTGATCTCGTTCTCCTCCAGTCCGCTGGGCGCCCTTGGGCAACTGAGCCTGCTGGGCGCACTGGCCTTCAGCGTGGCGGGGCTGCTGCTGTCGGTACTGGGCGGCCTGCGCGGCGACGCCCGCGTGACCGAGGCGGCCCGCCGCGCCACCTGGGCCGTGTTCGCGCTGCTGAGTCTGGGCACCCTGATCCTGATGACGGCGCTGCTGCGTGACGATTTCACGGTGCGGTTCGTGGCCGAGCATTCCATGCGGGCCTCCCCGACCTGGGTGAAGGTCACGGCGCTGTGGGGCGCGCTGGAGGGCAGCATCCTGCTGTGGGCGTGGCTGCTGGGCGGCTTCACGTTCATCCTGAGCCTCACGCTGCGCCGCGACGCGCTGCGGCCCTGGGCGCTGGGCGCGATGTTCGTGAGCCTGCTGTTCTTCGTGGGCGTGGTCGCCACGGTCGCCTCGCCGTTCACGCCGGTGGCGAGCGTGCCGCTGGACGGGCGCGGCCCGAACCCCGCCCTGCAGAACCACTGGATGATGGCGGTCCACCCGGTCCTGCTGTACCTGGGCTTCGTGGGCCTGAGCGTACCGTTCGCGTACGCGGTCGCGGCGCTCGTCACGGGGCGCCTGTCGGATCACTGGGTGGTCGTCACGCGCCGCTGGACGCTGATCGCCTGGGCGTTCCTGACCGCCGCCATCGTGGCCGGCGGCTGGTGGAGTTACGAGACGCTCGGCTGGGGCGGGTACTGGGCGTGGGACCCGGTCGAGAACGCCAGTTTCATTCCGTGGCTGCTGACCACCGCGTTCCTGCATTCCATCCAGATTCAGGAACGCCGGGGCCTGATGCGCTCGTGGAACGTGTGGCTGATCGTGCTGGCGTACTCCAGCACCGTGCTGGGCACCTTCCTGAACCGCAGCGGCATCGTGCAGAGCGTGCACGCCTTCGCGGGCGGGCCGGTCGGGCCGGTGTTCCTGGGCTTCCTGGCGTTCCTGCTGGTGTCGGGCACGCTGCTGGCCGCGTGGCGCGCCCCGGCCCTGCGCGACGAGGCGGACCCGCCCGCCCCGCTGAGCCGCGAGGGCGCGTTCCTGGCCGGGAACTGGCTGTTCCTGGTGTTCGCGGTGATGGTGCTGGTGGGCACGCTGTTCCCGACGTTCGTGGAGGCCGTGCAGGGCCGCCGGGACGCCAGCGTCGGCCCGGCCTTCTACAACGCCTTCGCCATTCCGCTGGGCCTGGGCCTGCTGGCCCTGATGGGCGTGGGACCGCTGCTGCCGTGGCGGCGCGCGGACGGCCAGAGCCTGTGGCGGGCGCTGCTGCCGCTGCTGGCGGGCGGCGTGGTCACGGCCGCCGTGGCGTTCGCGCTGGGCGTGCGGCACGCCGGGGTGCTGGGCACGCTGGCGCTGTCGGCGTTCAACGTGATCGGCCTGATCCTGCTGACCACCCGCGCCGCCCGGCAGGCCGGGGGTCTGGGCGCCGCGCTGGGCACGCAACCCCGCCGGTACGGTGCGTACGTGGCGCACCTGGGCCTGATCGTGATAGCGCTGGGACTGGCGTTCAGCGGCACGTACCGCCGGGACGCGCAGGTGACCCTGAACCTGAATGCCCCGCCCGTCACGTTGCTCGCCGAGCGCCTGCAACTGACCGGACTGGACGCCGTGACCCGCCCGGACGGCAGGTCCGTCGTGGCGCGCGTGCAGATCGACGGTCAGCCGTTCCAGGCGCGGCTGAACACGTACACGCAGGGCGGCGACACGCCCTTCCCGGCGCCCGCCGTGCGGTACGGCCCGCTGGGCGACACGTACCTCGTGATGACCAGCGTGGACCCGCAGGGTCAGTGGGCCAGCGTGCGCCTGATCGAGTCGCCGCTGGTGTCGTGGATCTGGTGGGGCACGCTGATCATCTGCGTGGGCGCGGCGTTCACGCTCGCCCCGCCCCGCCGGGCCGCCGTGCGGGCGCCGTCCGCGCTGGCCGCCGCGACCGACTGA
- a CDS encoding cytochrome c biogenesis CcdA family protein produces MSVSASSPTLILAFAAGLVSFLSPCVLPLVPSYLGVIGGARAPLSRALGFILGFGLVFMALGATASSLGSLVSAHKAVLAQVSAVLIVFFGLVMLDLIRLPLLMRDTRALADAGGYGPVALGAAFAFGWSPCLGPALGSILGLAASTASLGSGVVLLAAYTLGLAVPFLLAALLWHRLNLRRLNRFSGIFERVGGGLLVVVGIMMLTGQFTRLATFFYQVMPAWMRV; encoded by the coding sequence ATGAGTGTATCGGCGAGCTCTCCGACCCTGATCCTGGCGTTCGCGGCGGGACTGGTGTCTTTCCTGAGCCCGTGCGTGCTGCCGCTGGTGCCCAGTTACCTGGGTGTGATCGGCGGGGCGCGCGCGCCACTGTCGCGGGCGCTGGGGTTCATCCTGGGCTTCGGGCTGGTGTTCATGGCGCTGGGCGCGACGGCCAGCAGCCTGGGCAGTCTGGTCTCGGCGCACAAGGCGGTGCTGGCGCAGGTGTCGGCGGTACTGATCGTCTTCTTCGGGCTGGTGATGCTGGACCTGATCCGCCTGCCGCTGCTGATGCGCGACACCCGCGCCCTGGCCGACGCCGGCGGGTACGGCCCGGTGGCGCTGGGCGCGGCGTTCGCGTTCGGGTGGTCGCCGTGCCTGGGTCCGGCGCTGGGCAGCATCCTGGGACTGGCGGCCAGCACGGCCAGCCTGGGCAGCGGCGTGGTGCTGCTGGCGGCGTACACGCTGGGGCTGGCCGTGCCGTTCCTGCTGGCCGCGCTGCTGTGGCACCGGCTGAACCTGCGCCGCCTGAACCGTTTCTCGGGCATCTTCGAGCGGGTGGGCGGCGGCCTGCTGGTGGTGGTGGGGATCATGATGCTGACCGGGCAGTTCACGCGGCTGGCGACGTTCTTCTATCAGGTGATGCCCGCCTGGATGCGCGTCTGA
- a CDS encoding QcrA and Rieske domain-containing protein, with protein sequence MAGHREPLSVPGDRTPARRLTRRALLERWWLLPVAGTAGAFGYMGWYATRVTTGKRTAGTPDFRPATPQRVAALSDLNGEWAEQTFTYAGRPCTALRVPQDVPGALPDGGSFLIAYSRVCTHLGCNVNLVRDPEILAFAFNYRPPREEQHPQLGCRCHYSVFDPLRSGEAVFGKALLPLPRVQLERRGADLWATGIEPAPDFTG encoded by the coding sequence GTGGCAGGACACCGGGAGCCGCTGAGCGTGCCGGGTGACAGGACTCCGGCCCGCCGCCTGACCCGCCGCGCGCTGCTGGAACGCTGGTGGCTGTTGCCGGTCGCCGGGACGGCCGGGGCGTTCGGGTACATGGGCTGGTACGCCACGCGCGTCACCACCGGGAAACGCACCGCCGGAACGCCTGACTTCCGGCCCGCGACCCCGCAGCGCGTGGCGGCCCTGAGCGACCTGAACGGCGAGTGGGCCGAGCAGACCTTCACGTATGCCGGGCGGCCCTGCACGGCGCTGCGCGTGCCGCAGGACGTGCCGGGCGCGCTGCCGGACGGCGGGTCGTTCCTGATCGCGTACTCGCGGGTCTGCACGCATCTGGGCTGCAACGTGAACCTGGTGCGCGACCCGGAGATCCTGGCCTTCGCGTTCAATTACCGCCCGCCGCGCGAGGAGCAGCACCCGCAACTGGGTTGCCGCTGCCACTACAGCGTGTTCGATCCGCTGCGCTCCGGCGAGGCGGTGTTCGGCAAGGCGCTGCTGCCGCTGCCGCGCGTGCAACTGGAGCGGCGCGGCGCGGACCTGTGGGCCACCGGGATCGAACCCGCCCCGGACTTCACGGGATGA
- a CDS encoding ABC transporter ATP-binding protein, producing MVAGPEFALQLRGVWLRLGREVILRGVTLDVPAGQGVTLLGENGAGKTTLLRLFGAGLKPTRGEGRVLGFDLRDGRSVRECVHLMPVDGGLYPDLTCEENLNFALTMHGQTGDVAAALRRVDLHGAATRRARFLSAGMRKRLALTRAHLLARPVTLVDEPFANLDDAGRQLVLNLLGELHGAGGTLVVAAHEPELARQVAPRALRLSGGVLAEAPAVGA from the coding sequence GTGGTCGCGGGGCCGGAGTTCGCGCTGCAACTGCGGGGCGTGTGGCTGCGGCTGGGCCGCGAGGTGATCCTGCGCGGCGTGACGCTGGACGTTCCGGCCGGGCAGGGCGTGACGCTGCTGGGCGAGAACGGCGCCGGGAAGACCACGCTGCTGCGGCTGTTCGGGGCGGGCCTGAAACCCACGCGCGGCGAGGGTCGCGTGCTGGGCTTCGACCTGCGCGACGGCCGTTCGGTGCGCGAGTGCGTGCACCTGATGCCGGTGGACGGCGGCCTGTACCCGGACCTGACCTGCGAGGAGAACCTGAATTTCGCGCTGACCATGCACGGCCAGACGGGTGACGTGGCGGCGGCCCTGCGGCGCGTGGACCTGCACGGGGCCGCCACGCGCCGCGCGCGGTTCCTGTCGGCGGGCATGCGCAAGCGGCTGGCCCTGACGCGCGCGCACCTGCTGGCGCGGCCGGTCACGCTGGTCGACGAGCCGTTCGCGAACCTAGACGACGCCGGGCGGCAGCTGGTGCTGAACCTGCTGGGCGAACTGCACGGCGCGGGCGGCACGCTGGTCGTCGCGGCGCACGAGCCGGAACTGGCGCGGCAGGTCGCACCCCGCGCGCTACGCCTGTCGGGCGGGGTGCTGGCCGAGGCTCCGGCGGTGGGCGCGTGA
- a CDS encoding penicillin-binding protein: protein MRLRRAPLMSLLLALGVSSADARVRLGEVLPAHPWQSAAREVVVVYSHDCGDLGPLWQAVLDSGLPVRAVNAEGVTSPAPGGLSAWQGEAATRFSRDLKVSAYPTVLLVQEGRILNAWEGDFSGTLE from the coding sequence ATGAGGCTGCGCCGCGCGCCGCTGATGTCGTTGCTGCTGGCGCTGGGCGTGTCGTCTGCGGACGCCCGCGTGCGCCTGGGCGAGGTGCTGCCCGCGCATCCGTGGCAGTCGGCGGCGCGTGAGGTGGTGGTCGTGTACAGCCATGACTGCGGCGACCTGGGGCCGCTGTGGCAGGCGGTGCTGGACAGCGGTCTGCCGGTGCGGGCCGTGAACGCCGAGGGCGTGACCTCGCCCGCGCCGGGTGGCCTGAGTGCGTGGCAGGGCGAGGCCGCCACCCGTTTCTCGCGTGACCTGAAGGTCAGTGCGTACCCGACGGTGCTGCTGGTGCAGGAGGGACGGATTCTGAACGCCTGGGAGGGCGACTTCAGCGGCACGCTGGAATAA
- a CDS encoding c-type cytochrome: MSVLSLILLILIAGAALWLVLEPLRAGQPSDPDAPERDRLNAQQAQLYAELAALPDGPDGERRRPDLERRAALTLRALDALPPRPRPAPRTRTLALGALVAAFALTVVGAVTFVPRWQLASLQPAEAANVQATLRLPGLKAQAERTGAAADYLAWGKAAFDSSTYDQAVTAYGNALKLDPRQPEALRRLGILLLTRGEQSGQTLSAEDAQRAALLIRTGAQLAPNEPESQLLLGFALARFGQDDQALTALERYRTLDPGGRDADDLITAIRARQNSSDPALRVYAASCASCHGPSGGGGIGPSLRDSALTREAARQVIVQGKGAMPAFPDLKTDDLNALLNLLERWQDTGSR; the protein is encoded by the coding sequence GTGAGCGTCCTGAGTCTGATCCTGCTGATCCTGATCGCGGGGGCCGCGCTGTGGCTGGTGCTGGAACCCCTGCGGGCCGGGCAGCCCAGCGACCCGGACGCCCCGGAACGCGACCGCCTGAACGCCCAGCAGGCGCAGTTGTACGCCGAACTGGCCGCGCTGCCCGACGGTCCCGACGGTGAACGCCGCCGCCCGGACCTGGAACGCCGCGCCGCGCTGACCCTGCGCGCCCTGGACGCCCTGCCGCCCCGCCCGCGCCCCGCGCCGCGCACCCGCACCCTGGCGCTGGGCGCACTGGTCGCCGCCTTCGCCCTGACGGTGGTGGGGGCCGTGACGTTCGTGCCGCGCTGGCAACTGGCGTCCCTGCAACCGGCCGAGGCGGCGAACGTGCAGGCCACGCTGCGCCTGCCGGGCCTGAAAGCGCAGGCCGAGCGGACCGGCGCGGCCGCCGATTACCTCGCGTGGGGCAAGGCGGCGTTCGATTCCTCGACGTACGATCAGGCGGTCACGGCGTACGGGAACGCCCTGAAACTCGACCCCCGGCAACCCGAGGCGCTGCGGCGGCTGGGCATCCTGCTGCTCACGCGCGGCGAGCAGAGCGGGCAGACCCTGAGTGCCGAGGACGCCCAGCGGGCCGCGCTGCTGATCCGCACGGGCGCGCAACTCGCGCCGAACGAACCGGAATCGCAGCTGCTGCTGGGCTTCGCGCTGGCCCGCTTCGGGCAGGACGATCAGGCGCTGACGGCGCTGGAACGCTACCGCACCCTGGACCCCGGCGGGCGGGACGCCGACGACCTGATCACCGCCATCCGCGCCCGCCAGAACAGCAGCGACCCGGCCCTGCGCGTGTACGCCGCCAGTTGCGCCAGTTGCCACGGCCCCAGCGGCGGCGGGGGGATCGGCCCCAGCCTGCGCGACTCGGCCCTGACCCGCGAGGCCGCGCGGCAGGTCATCGTGCAGGGCAAGGGGGCCATGCCTGCCTTCCCGGACCTGAAGACGGACGACCTGAACGCCCTGCTGAACCTGCTGGAAAGGTGGCAGGACACCGGGAGCCGCTGA
- the ccsA gene encoding cytochrome c biogenesis protein CcsA, whose amino-acid sequence MKRDLTTTLLGGATVVTLLIAVGLGLSAPLDINQGSLVRLMFVHVPSAWLSYLAYGGTGLFGLLYLLQRQRRWDRLAMASAEIGVLFTVVTIVGGMLWAKPTWGTYWVWDARLTTTALSIVVYGGYLLIRTLIDDPERRARVSAVVGIVGTLYVPVNYMAVEWWRGVHQTQTLKLLGKMRFDAAPIYGWVLLVAVVAFTFLYLYMLRVRGTLAAREEAREERELMNELGAAQPRAEVARG is encoded by the coding sequence ATGAAGAGAGACCTCACGACAACACTGCTGGGCGGCGCGACGGTGGTCACGCTGCTGATCGCGGTCGGACTGGGCCTGAGTGCGCCGCTGGACATCAATCAGGGGTCGCTGGTGCGGCTGATGTTCGTGCACGTGCCCAGCGCGTGGCTGAGTTACCTCGCGTACGGCGGCACGGGCCTGTTCGGGCTGCTGTACCTCCTGCAGCGTCAGCGCCGCTGGGACCGGCTGGCGATGGCCAGCGCCGAGATCGGGGTGCTGTTCACGGTGGTGACCATCGTGGGTGGGATGCTGTGGGCCAAACCGACCTGGGGCACGTACTGGGTGTGGGACGCGCGCCTGACGACCACCGCGCTGAGCATCGTGGTGTACGGCGGGTACCTGCTGATCCGCACGCTGATCGACGACCCGGAACGCCGGGCGCGGGTGTCGGCGGTGGTGGGCATCGTGGGGACGCTGTACGTGCCCGTGAACTACATGGCGGTCGAGTGGTGGCGCGGCGTGCACCAGACGCAGACGCTGAAACTGCTGGGCAAGATGCGCTTCGACGCGGCGCCCATCTACGGCTGGGTGCTGCTGGTGGCGGTCGTGGCCTTCACGTTCCTGTACCTGTACATGCTGCGGGTGCGTGGCACGCTGGCCGCCCGTGAGGAAGCCCGTGAGGAACGCGAACTGATGAACGAACTGGGCGCGGCGCAACCCCGCGCGGAGGTGGCCCGTGGATAA
- a CDS encoding vWA domain-containing protein: MPQHTRSRYVPLPMPLRPRRRSLGGLLGLSLLLASCGGPAGTPAPTTPTATTMQLNGTRVLSPTQVQFGVTPLSGTQTATGTLSNPSVTFSTAGVSGTVSVCGQVSVQNTVTAAVTLDATGSMRSTDPEEKRRAAAKAFVARMTGTSQAAVLSFEASSTPSASMIGSVLHQDLTADQTALNTAIDNATYASGSTNFYDAVVDAVKVASRAGRSNPIVLALTDGIDNSSSNSPNDAIAAAKAAGVPVYAIGLDATGSLDFAEMERIASETGGLFRSNIAAGDLDAYFSQLYNAFTAQGCLELNLAAAPAPGTTVTGTLSVDVSDYGKATSRLSVPFSYAVRDTSEPK; the protein is encoded by the coding sequence ATGCCCCAGCACACCCGGTCCCGGTACGTTCCGCTGCCCATGCCCCTCCGCCCGCGCCGCCGCTCCCTGGGCGGCCTGCTGGGCCTGTCGCTGCTGCTGGCCTCGTGCGGCGGCCCCGCCGGAACGCCCGCCCCGACCACGCCCACCGCCACGACCATGCAACTGAACGGCACGCGCGTCCTGAGCCCCACGCAGGTGCAGTTCGGCGTGACGCCACTGAGCGGCACGCAGACCGCGACTGGCACGCTCAGCAACCCGTCCGTGACGTTCAGTACCGCCGGCGTGAGTGGCACGGTCAGCGTGTGCGGACAGGTCAGCGTGCAGAACACCGTGACGGCCGCCGTCACTCTCGACGCGACCGGCAGCATGCGCAGCACCGACCCGGAAGAGAAACGCCGCGCGGCCGCCAAGGCCTTCGTGGCCCGCATGACCGGCACCAGTCAGGCGGCCGTGCTGTCCTTCGAGGCCAGCAGTACGCCGTCGGCCAGCATGATCGGCAGCGTGCTGCACCAGGACCTGACGGCGGATCAGACGGCACTGAACACCGCCATCGACAACGCCACGTACGCCAGCGGCAGCACCAACTTCTACGACGCGGTCGTGGACGCCGTGAAGGTTGCCAGCCGCGCCGGGCGCAGCAACCCGATCGTGCTGGCCCTCACGGACGGCATCGACAACAGCAGCAGCAACTCGCCGAACGACGCCATCGCCGCTGCGAAGGCCGCAGGTGTGCCCGTGTACGCCATCGGCCTGGACGCCACGGGCAGCCTCGACTTCGCCGAGATGGAACGCATCGCCAGCGAAACCGGCGGGCTGTTCCGCAGCAACATCGCTGCCGGTGACCTCGACGCCTACTTCTCGCAGCTGTACAACGCCTTCACCGCGCAGGGCTGCCTGGAACTGAACCTCGCCGCCGCGCCCGCGCCCGGCACCACCGTCACCGGCACCCTGTCCGTGGACGTGTCCGATTACGGCAAGGCCACCTCACGCCTGAGCGTTCCGTTCAGTTACGCCGTCCGGGACACCAGCGAGCCCAAGTAA
- the ccmD gene encoding heme exporter protein CcmD, translating to MDKYTAYVVIVYVVTFVLLVGYLAWIWLRLRAVRNEAADGAPQ from the coding sequence GTGGATAAGTACACCGCGTACGTGGTGATCGTGTACGTCGTGACGTTCGTGCTGCTGGTCGGGTACCTCGCGTGGATCTGGCTGCGGCTGCGCGCCGTGCGGAACGAAGCGGCAGACGGAGCGCCGCAATGA
- the ccmE gene encoding cytochrome c maturation protein CcmE, which translates to MSDPSSVPPPTPLGQARRRRRSPWPAVLGVTALVGLTGFIAFGNLNRSLEYFVTPTEYQQQQAQLQGRAIRIGGLVRDVQYDPQSLNLRFVVSDGGASFPVQYQGAVSDLFKENQGVVVRGEFQGDTFHASDLVVKHSEEYNVPKTQAELKDMLNTTE; encoded by the coding sequence ATGAGCGATCCCTCCTCTGTCCCGCCGCCCACCCCGCTGGGGCAGGCGCGGCGGCGGCGGCGCAGTCCGTGGCCCGCCGTGCTGGGCGTGACCGCGCTGGTGGGCCTGACGGGCTTCATCGCCTTCGGGAACCTGAACCGCTCGCTGGAGTACTTCGTGACGCCCACCGAGTACCAGCAGCAGCAGGCGCAGCTTCAGGGCCGCGCCATCCGCATCGGCGGGCTGGTCCGGGACGTGCAGTACGACCCGCAGTCCCTGAACCTCCGCTTTGTCGTCTCGGACGGCGGGGCCAGCTTCCCCGTGCAGTACCAGGGGGCCGTCAGCGACCTGTTCAAGGAGAATCAGGGCGTGGTCGTGCGCGGCGAGTTCCAGGGAGACACCTTCCACGCCTCGGACCTCGTGGTGAAGCACAGCGAGGAGTACAACGTGCCCAAAACGCAGGCGGAACTCAAGGACATGCTGAACACCACCGAGTGA
- a CDS encoding cytochrome c-type biogenesis protein: MTAPPLFPARGVLVVLLCLLTLLTGRGAAQQTGAQQTGAPSLTPAQEQRAVAIQKNLRCPLCDTGESIADSRSDISVKMRESVREQVAAGRTDGDIYVFFAQRYGNFVLLDPPRTGRNLLLWGAPLLALALGGVFLWSFLRRAPAPAPGAAPAPDEAFDPFLEQVRRETRAPGDHPGGGNA, from the coding sequence ATGACGGCCCCGCCCCTGTTCCCGGCGCGCGGCGTGCTGGTCGTCCTGCTATGCCTGCTGACCCTGCTGACCGGGCGGGGCGCGGCGCAACAGACCGGCGCCCAGCAGACCGGGGCGCCGAGCCTGACGCCCGCGCAGGAGCAGCGCGCGGTCGCCATTCAGAAGAACCTGCGCTGCCCGCTGTGCGATACCGGCGAGTCCATCGCGGATTCCCGCAGTGACATCAGCGTGAAGATGCGCGAGTCCGTGCGCGAGCAGGTGGCCGCCGGACGCACCGACGGGGACATCTACGTGTTCTTCGCGCAGCGGTACGGGAATTTCGTGCTGCTCGACCCGCCCAGGACCGGCCGGAACCTGCTGCTGTGGGGCGCGCCGCTGCTGGCGCTGGCGCTGGGCGGCGTGTTCCTGTGGTCGTTCCTGCGCCGCGCGCCCGCCCCCGCTCCGGGCGCGGCGCCCGCACCGGACGAGGCCTTCGACCCGTTCCTGGAACAGGTGCGCCGCGAGACCCGCGCGCCCGGCGACCACCCCGGCGGAGGGAACGCGTGA
- a CDS encoding heme exporter protein CcmB, producing MSRDGGLRTGLRVVRAVAAKDLRVAGRTRDTLLATAFFAGLVLLVLGLALSGTARSDAQSAALAAGSIWTALALAAAVGAQRAFAQEQEAGALEQLLLYPGPHGALYLGKLLGVLGPLLLVAAFTVPAGLVLFSAAETGRSVPWAGLVLTTVLGVLGFAAGTTFYGSVTVSLRAREALLPALAFPILVPAVIATVKATTLLLSGVWNAEVSTWLTFLAVFDVATIILATLLFPYAAEG from the coding sequence GTGAGCCGCGACGGGGGGCTGCGCACGGGGCTGCGGGTCGTGCGGGCGGTCGCGGCCAAGGACCTGCGCGTGGCGGGCCGCACCCGCGACACGCTGCTCGCCACGGCCTTCTTCGCCGGGCTGGTCCTGCTGGTTCTGGGGCTGGCGCTGAGCGGCACGGCCCGCAGTGACGCGCAGTCGGCGGCGCTGGCGGCCGGGTCCATCTGGACGGCGCTGGCACTGGCGGCCGCCGTGGGCGCGCAGCGGGCCTTCGCGCAGGAGCAGGAGGCGGGCGCGCTGGAGCAACTGCTGCTGTACCCCGGTCCGCACGGGGCGCTGTACTTGGGCAAACTGCTGGGCGTGCTGGGACCGCTGCTGCTGGTCGCGGCGTTCACGGTTCCGGCGGGACTGGTGCTGTTCAGCGCCGCCGAGACCGGGCGGAGCGTGCCCTGGGCCGGGCTGGTCCTGACGACCGTGCTGGGCGTGCTGGGCTTCGCGGCCGGAACGACCTTCTACGGCAGCGTGACCGTCAGCCTGCGCGCCCGCGAGGCGCTGCTGCCCGCCCTGGCCTTCCCGATCCTGGTGCCGGCCGTGATCGCCACCGTGAAGGCCACCACGCTGCTGCTCTCGGGCGTCTGGAACGCCGAGGTAAGTACGTGGCTGACCTTCCTGGCGGTGTTCGACGTGGCGACCATCATCCTGGCCACCCTGCTGTTCCCGTACGCCGCCGAGGGGTAA
- a CDS encoding TlpA family protein disulfide reductase yields MTHTPPPAKPSAPPSAPPAWRRFLPPLIAAGLVAGLGAALLQPARNATTGGPLIGKPAPAFALESLDGVNVSLDSLRGRPVVVNFWASWCGPCREEAPMFRELSARQGGEQGLAVVGILFQETNEQSARDFIREYALAYPNLKDPRIDTGVEYGVSGIPETVFIDRDGVVQHMDRGGLTRERLNVGLEKIGVPPL; encoded by the coding sequence ATGACCCACACTCCTCCTCCGGCCAAGCCTTCTGCCCCGCCTTCCGCCCCGCCCGCGTGGCGGCGCTTCCTGCCGCCGCTGATCGCGGCCGGGCTGGTCGCCGGGCTGGGCGCGGCGCTGCTGCAACCCGCCCGGAACGCCACGACCGGCGGCCCCCTGATCGGCAAACCCGCCCCGGCCTTCGCGCTGGAAAGCCTGGACGGCGTGAACGTCAGCCTGGACAGCCTGCGGGGACGGCCGGTGGTCGTGAACTTCTGGGCGTCCTGGTGCGGCCCGTGCCGTGAGGAAGCGCCGATGTTCCGGGAACTGAGCGCCCGGCAGGGCGGCGAGCAGGGACTGGCGGTCGTCGGCATCCTGTTTCAGGAGACGAACGAGCAGAGCGCGCGGGACTTTATCCGCGAGTACGCGCTGGCGTACCCGAACCTGAAAGACCCGCGCATCGATACCGGCGTGGAGTACGGCGTGAGCGGCATTCCGGAGACGGTGTTCATCGACCGTGACGGCGTGGTGCAGCACATGGACCGGGGCGGCCTGACGCGCGAACGCCTGAACGTCGGCCTGGAAAAGATCGGCGTGCCCCCGCTGTGA
- a CDS encoding GNAT family N-acetyltransferase, which produces MNTQAPLSFTTGDVQAASTVLTATATQLQARGRTLWPPDRLTPEHLERHYPPGGWHVAWNAPGQPVGCFCLLTSDPPFWPHDPPGEALYLHKLAVHPSAQGQGLAHTLLQEAARVTALAGRPWLKLDTDASRPALHHLYDSFGFERCGQRDVFGLTVILYRLPVRAQSGGLQ; this is translated from the coding sequence ATGAACACCCAAGCCCCCCTGTCCTTCACCACCGGGGACGTGCAGGCCGCCAGCACCGTGCTCACGGCCACCGCCACGCAGTTGCAGGCGCGCGGGCGTACGCTCTGGCCGCCGGACAGGCTCACGCCGGAGCACCTGGAGCGGCACTACCCGCCCGGCGGGTGGCACGTCGCGTGGAATGCGCCCGGTCAGCCCGTCGGATGCTTCTGCCTGCTGACCAGCGACCCGCCCTTCTGGCCGCACGACCCGCCGGGCGAGGCGCTGTACCTGCACAAGCTGGCCGTGCACCCGTCCGCGCAGGGGCAGGGGCTGGCGCACACGCTGCTGCAAGAGGCGGCGCGCGTGACCGCCCTGGCCGGGCGTCCCTGGCTGAAACTCGATACCGACGCCTCGCGGCCCGCCCTGCACCACCTGTACGACTCGTTCGGGTTTGAACGCTGCGGGCAGCGCGACGTGTTCGGCCTGACCGTCATCCTGTACCGCCTGCCCGTCCGCGCACAGAGCGGCGGCCTCCAGTAA